From the genome of Aeromonas hydrophila subsp. hydrophila ATCC 7966:
TTCCTGCAGATGAGCGCCCTGAGCCTGGCCCTGTCCGCCATGTTCATGCTGTTCTCCTCCGGCGCCATCCTGCTGACCACCCAGCAAATCGTGCGCGGCGGCGAGACCAACTACATCTCCGCCACCGTCACCCTGTACGTCTCTATCTACAACATCTTCCTGAGCTTGCTGAGCCTGCTTGGCGGCAACCGCAGCTAATCAAACACCCCGCTTCGGCGGGGTTTTTATTGGCACCTGTTTCTGTCAGGATAAGTTGTAAATCAAGGATATGAAGCGAAGTGGCCCTGATCCAAATCAGGGCCGTTTCGTTGTTGACCGGTTATGCTCTGGTTTTCGTTTCGCTCAAGGGTTGCGCTCTCCCATGCCCATGGATTTCTCTGGCCTGTTGCGCCGTTTGCTGACTGACAGTCATATCTATTTCGCCCTCAAGGTACTGCTGGCCATCATGGGGCTGCTTGCCTTCACCCTGGCGACCGGCGACATCCAGCTCACCGTGCTGCTCTCCCTCGGGGTGGTGGCCGGCGCCATCGCCGAGACCGACGACAGTTTGTGGGGCCGGGTCAAGAACCTCGCCATGACCCTGCTCTGCTTCCTGTTCGCTTCCCTGTGCGTGCAGTACCTCTTCCCCACTCCCTGGCTGTTCGCCCTGGGGCTCGCGGGCTCCACCTTTATCTTCGTGATGGTGGGGGCGCTCGGTCAGCGCTACGCCACCATCAGCTTCGGCTCCCTGCTCATCGCCATCTACACCATGCTGGGGGCCGCCAAGGCGCCGGATCTCTTCTATCAGCCGCTGGCACTCGGCGCCGGGGCACTCTGGTATGGCCTGGTGTCGCTGGTCTGGCTCTGGCTGCTACCCTACAAGACCCTGCACGAACAGCTGGCCCAGAGCTACTTTGCCCTCTCCCGCTATCTGCTGGAAAAATCCCGCTTCTTTCCGGCCGACGAGCACGGCGCCCAGGCCATTCGTCACAACCTGGCCCAGCTCAACATCAACTTGGTCAACGCCCTGACGCTCACCAAGTCGGCGCTCAACGCCCGCCTCAGCACCCGCCACCGGGCCTCCCCCGAGCTGGCCAGCCTGCTGCGCCTCTACCTGCTGGCGCTGGAGATCCACGAGCGGGCCACCTCCAGCCACTACCCCTACAGCAAGCTGGAGGCCGAGCTCAAGCAGGGCATCGTGCTTGACGGCTTTCAGGAGGTGTTCCTGCAGCTCTCCGAGGCGTGTCAGCGGCTCGGCTACGCCATCCTGGTGCACAAGCCCTATGCCCACAACAAGCGCATCCACTGGACGCTGGAGGCCCTCGGCGATCAGCTGGAGTTCACCCACCTCAAGCAGCACTACCCGAAGACCCTGCTGACGCCGATGAAGTTTCTGCGCCGCAATCTGGCCAGCATCAACCAGTTGCTGCAAAGCGCCGAGGAGCTGCAAAATCCCGAGCAGGCCCCGCAGAGCCTGCCGCCCCTGGCCCGGCCTGCCCGCCTGCCGCTGCTGACCCAGCTCAAACAGCATCTCACCCCAAACTCCATGGTGTTTCGCCATGCCCTGCGGCTGTCGCTCGGGCTGGTGGTGGGCTATGGCATCTTGCAGGCGTTCCACCTGGACAAGGGCTACTGGATCCTGCTGACCGTGCTGTTCGTCTGTCAGCCGAGCTACAGCGCCACCCGTCGCCGGCTGGTGCAGCGCATGCTCGGCACCTTCGCCGGCCTGCTGGTGGGGATCCCGGTGCTCTGGTTGTTCCCGGAATTGCACGTACAGCTGGTGGTGATGGGGCTGGCCGCCTTCCTCTTCTTCACCCAGGTGCGCAGCAACTACAGCGCCGCGGTCTGCTTCATCACCCTCTACGTGTTGATGGCGTTCAACCTGCTGGACGGCATCGGCTTCGCCATCCTGGGGCCGCGCATGCTCGATACCTTCCTCGGCTGCCTGCTCTCCTACGCCCTGGTGGCCTGGCTGTGGCCGGACTGGCAGTACAAGCGGCTGCCGACCCTGATCGCCAATTCGCTCTCGGCCAACGCCCGCTACCTCTCGGCGGTGCTCGCCAGCCTGCAGCAGCAGCGGGATGAGTCCATCGACTACCGGGTAGCGCGCAAGAGCGCCCATCTGGCGGACAGCGAGCTGGCCATGGCCTGGCAGAGCATGCTGGTGGAGCCGCAAAAGCGTCGTCGCTTCCTCGATCTCTGCTTCACCCTCACCTGGCGCAACCACGCCCTGCTCTCCTACATCTCGGCGCTGGGCGCCCATCGCGACAAGCTGGAGGCCATCGGCGAGCTGGACGAGATCAGCCGTCACCTGAGCCACACCCTGGAGCGGGCTGCCGGCCACCTGGCGGGAGAGATGCCGGAACAGATCGAGGGGCAGTGCCCGGTCATCACCCCGGACAGCAGCGAGGAGCAGCTGATGCTGACCCAGCAGCTCAACCTCATCAGCCAGCTGGCGGATGAGTTGCTCACCCTGGCCAACGAGAGCCGGTTGCTCACCCGGGAACAAGGCGCTACCATGCCCGCCCAATCCTGACAGGCCACAAGGAGCCCACCATGTCCGAGCATCACCAGCTGGAATTCAACGGCCAACTCATCGAAACCGATGCCAAGGGTTATCTGCTCAACAGCAACGACTGGAGCGAGGCGCTGGCACTGGTACTGGCCGAACAGGAAGGTATCGTGCTGGAAGAGCCGCACTGGGAAGTGGTGCGCTTCGTACGCGCCTTCTATCTGGAGTTCAACACCTCCCCCGCCATCCGCGCCCTGGTCAAGGCGATGGAGAAGCAGTACGGCCCCGAGAAGGGCAACAGCCGCTACCTCTACAAGCTGTTCCCGGAAGGGCCAGCCAAGCAGGCCACCAAGATTGGCGGCCTGCCCAAACCGGTGAAATGCATCTAAAAAAATACCGCGCCCATCCAAGATGCAGCGCGGTATTTTTTTACCTTGTCGACCCTCTTAGGGGTTGTAAGCCACCACGGAACCACTCAAGCCGGTCATCTGGCCGATGCGGCTCTGCATGCCCTGCAGCTTGGCCTTGGAGACATCCGGCCCGATGAAGACCCGGTTGAGCTGACCCTGGACCGGCGTGCGCGGCGAGGTGTGAGCCGAGTAGCCCGCAGCCCGCAGCTTGCCCACCAGCGCATTGACGCTGTCGACGTTTTTGAAGGCGCCGAGCTGCAGGATCCAGCTGCCCTGGGCCGGCGCAGTAGC
Proteins encoded in this window:
- a CDS encoding TusE/DsrC/DsvC family sulfur relay protein; translation: MSEHHQLEFNGQLIETDAKGYLLNSNDWSEALALVLAEQEGIVLEEPHWEVVRFVRAFYLEFNTSPAIRALVKAMEKQYGPEKGNSRYLYKLFPEGPAKQATKIGGLPKPVKCI
- the yccS gene encoding YccS family putative transporter, which gives rise to MPMDFSGLLRRLLTDSHIYFALKVLLAIMGLLAFTLATGDIQLTVLLSLGVVAGAIAETDDSLWGRVKNLAMTLLCFLFASLCVQYLFPTPWLFALGLAGSTFIFVMVGALGQRYATISFGSLLIAIYTMLGAAKAPDLFYQPLALGAGALWYGLVSLVWLWLLPYKTLHEQLAQSYFALSRYLLEKSRFFPADEHGAQAIRHNLAQLNINLVNALTLTKSALNARLSTRHRASPELASLLRLYLLALEIHERATSSHYPYSKLEAELKQGIVLDGFQEVFLQLSEACQRLGYAILVHKPYAHNKRIHWTLEALGDQLEFTHLKQHYPKTLLTPMKFLRRNLASINQLLQSAEELQNPEQAPQSLPPLARPARLPLLTQLKQHLTPNSMVFRHALRLSLGLVVGYGILQAFHLDKGYWILLTVLFVCQPSYSATRRRLVQRMLGTFAGLLVGIPVLWLFPELHVQLVVMGLAAFLFFTQVRSNYSAAVCFITLYVLMAFNLLDGIGFAILGPRMLDTFLGCLLSYALVAWLWPDWQYKRLPTLIANSLSANARYLSAVLASLQQQRDESIDYRVARKSAHLADSELAMAWQSMLVEPQKRRRFLDLCFTLTWRNHALLSYISALGAHRDKLEAIGELDEISRHLSHTLERAAGHLAGEMPEQIEGQCPVITPDSSEEQLMLTQQLNLISQLADELLTLANESRLLTREQGATMPAQS